ATGGCTGTCCGGTGCTGCCGAACTGCCCGCCCGCGGGCACAAGATCGATGAGATCGCCATCAGGACTACGCCAGCGATGCGCCAAATGCCCCGATGCGATCTCCTCGGAAAACCCGGCAGTACGCAGGGCTTCCTGCAACGCACCGTGTGCCACGTAGTTCTCGGCGTCGATCACACCGTCCACGTCATCCGTGGGACGAGGCCGCCGGATGAGAGACAGGTGTGCAGCAGCGGCGCAATGGAGCCACCGATGAGGACCACCCGTTGCGCGAGTGGCCCGAGTGCCCGCGTCACGCGCGCGAGTCTCTGCCGCACCGCCTCATCCCGGTGGGAGGAATTCACGCGGCGACCGATGGCGACTTGATCGCCTGGCGCAACAGCTCGCGCGCCGCGTTGCGCTCCCGCGCTTGACCCACGCGGAACGCGTCGAACAGGGTGAGGAGCCGGTACGTCTCGGGCGAGCGCTCGCGAAGCCCCGGCGCACCGTGATACAGCGGTTCAAGTGCCTGCCCCATCATCTCGCCGTCGGGCGAGGGCCAGACATAGGGGTCGCTCGTGCCGAAGACGGACGACAGTGCCTCGGCGGCGTGCGCCGTCGGGACGCCCCGCGCCGATGCCGCGAGGACCGCAGGAAAGGCGTAGCGGGCGCCATGCAGCAGGAACTCCTCCAGGGCGAGTCGATTGACCCGCTTGGAATCCGGATGAAGGAGCTGTGCCATACGGAGTCGCTCCACGGCCTGATGGACCTGGCTTGACGCGACGCCGAGTTCCTGCGCGAGGCGCTGGTAGGTCGCGTCACCCTGCAGAAGGCGAAGCGCGACGACGAGGTCGAGGGGGGCTAGTCGCATTGGTGGCGCATTCTAAAAAGAAGAATACACCATTCGACGATCGGAGGCGAGCGCTGGGCACGCGCCTGCCTCCAGACGAGCTGAACGATATAACGTATTGGTACAGATGACTTTACATGATGTCGCCAACCGCCTGTTCCCTCTGCGGGGTGGCCGGGATCGCACCGGACTCCGGGACCTGCCGCGGGTGGTCTCCGCTCGGCTCGGCACCGTGACGCCGCCTCACATCGTCGGCTTCAGCTTCTTCTCCAGGTACGCCGCCACCGCCACGTTCACCCGCTTCTGGTTGGCGTGCTGCATGAAGTGGTGCGTGTCATCCACGATTGTGATCTCCTCCAGCTCCACCCCACGCGCACGCAGCCGCTGCACCAGGTCCACCGTCTGGCTGAAGCGCACATTGCGGTCGTCGTCGGCATGGATGAACAGCACTGGTGACCGCCACGTGCTCACGCTGCTCACCGGGGAGCTCTCCCAGGCGAGCTTGCCCATCGCGTCGACCGTGGTCGAGGGGCGCTCGAAACGCCAGGCGCTCCCGCCGAAGCGGCTCCCCCCCTCGCTGGTCATGTCGTGCACGCCATGCACGTCCACACCGGCGGCGAAGAGGTTGGAGTTCCTGCCTAACGCGAGTGCGGTGAGGTACCCGCCGTAACTTCCGCCGTAGATCCCGATCCGTGCCGGGTCCACCCCGGGCTGGCGTCGGAGCCACTCCCCGGCGGCCTTCACGTCGATGTACTCGCTCGCCCCCGCGATCCCTGCCTTCGGCGGCCGCTGGAAGTCATGGCCGTAGCCAATGCCGAGCCGGTAGTTCACCGAGAGCACCACGAAGCCGCGCGACGCGAGGTACTGGTTCATCGCATAGGCATTCCAGTAGTAGTCACCGTAGTGCCATCCCAGCAGCATCTGGCGCGGGGGCCCGCCGTGCACGTAGACAACTGCCGGGCGCCGCACGCCGGCACCTCCCGCCGGCTCGAAGAGCTGCGCGTAGACCTTCATCCCATCCGGTGACGTATAGACGACCTGCTTCGGCGTCACGAAGCGGTTGGCATCGAACTCCGCCGGCACTCGGTCCGCCCCCATCCAGGTGCGCGCCGCCCCGACGGATGTTTCGGAGACGTAGGGCACCGGGGGACGCTGCGCGGTCGCCCCAATGGCGGCCATTCGCCCTGAAGCGAGCGGCACCGGCGTCCACTCCAATCCCGTCCCGGGAGTGATCACCTCAAGTTCCACCCGGTCGACCGCCGCGCGCACCACATGGCGACGATCGATGTCACCCGGCGTAGACCCGGTGTTCCCCGAGTACAGCACATGGCGACGATCCGCACTCAACATCACATGCTCGGCGATATGATCCCCCGGCGTGAGGAGGATCGGCGTGTCGCTCCCGCCAGCCGTCATCGAGTAGAGATGCGACCAGTTGTCCTGCATCGACATGAAGACGATGCGATCACCGGCCGCCCAGTGCAGGTTCGTCCCGCCATGCGTGCTCGGCACACTCCCGCGCAGCGACCGTTCGCTCCGCCAGCGCTCACGCGCTTCGCCCGTGCGAACATCGGCGACCCAGATGGCCCATGGGTTCGGCTGGATCTCGATGTCCGCGGGTGGCGGCCCGCCGGCCCCCGGGCGCCGCACGAATACGATCCGCGTCCCGTCCGGCGACCAGCGCGGGCTGCCGTCCCGGTTGGTCGTGGGCGCCAGGTACTGGATCGGTGTCCGCTCATCTATATAGATGGCGATGTACGCGTGGTCCCCGCGGCTCGACACGAAGGCGATGCGGCTGCCGTCCGGCGAGAACTGCGCTTCCCCCGCGCTGCCCCGCTGCTCGAACAGCTTGCGCGCCGGCGTGCTTCCATCGATCGCGATGCTCCAGAGCTGGCGTCCGCGCTCGAAGACCACCACGTCCCCCTTCGGCGAAATGACCGGATTGAGACCGTCGCCGAGCGAGATGGGGGTGCCTCCCGCAAACGGTGCCGCCCACATCTCCACCTTTTGCGGCATCGGCGTGCCGGTGGGATTCACCGGGAGGGCGTCGTCCCAGTTGGAGCCGAAGTCGCCGCCGCGCACGTAGACCACCCATCGCCCGTCGGGTGAGACGGTGACGGCCGAGAGTTCCTGGCCATCATCCACTTGATAGTTTGTTAGCCGTCGCGCCGTGAAGGCGGGGCCTTCCGCGACATAGATGTTGCGCTGGCCGCGCTCGTTGAGGGTCCAGGCCAGGCGCTCCCCCGAGGCCGTGAGGTTGGTGGGGAACGGGGGGCTCATCACCTGGTCGATGGTGAGGGCGCCCTGGGCGCGCACCGGGAGGGTGGCGAGCGCGGCGGCGATTGCGACGATGGCGAGGCGCCGGGGGTGGGCGAGGAGGGAGAGCATGGGGGACGCGGGCTGGATGGAGATCTCGATGGTAGCTCCGGAACCGCGGGCTGTCAGGTCTCGGGCAGCAGCCCCGTCTCGATGGCGCGGTTGTTGTAGCGCTTCGCCAAGTCGTCGAGGTGGCGGAATCCAGCGTTGTCGGGCCGTGCCGCGTCCAATTGCCTATTTCACAGCCGGCTGATTGCCGGTTGTCAGCCGCCCCCTCGAATCAGATGCGGGGTGTTCTGCCGGAGAGCAATTCGCGGATCGGCCCACGACACGCCGCCGCCCACCACTCAGCGACCCGGTAGCGAGGTTTCCACTCAGGGCGAACCCGGGCGAAATCGCCGTGAGGTCAGGACTCCAACTCAATACCCACCGGGAGCGGAAGCACCCCGCCCGGTCGACCAAAGTGCAGCCGGAGATCACCTGGCGGGCCTACTGACTCATCATCTGACGGCACTACGAATACCTTGCGGGTCGCGTGCCAGTAAAGACAGCCCAGCTCCTCGACCGGGCGCGCGCGCGCAAAAACCTCGGTGGCTTCGAGGATCGCAAGCCACGCCGATTTCGCCGCAATGAGATCGACCGGTCGCGTCAGGTGGAGCCGCTCGAAGTCGCGAGCGTGATACCGTCCACGCCGGCGCAACAGATCGAGGAGCGAGAGCGGGCTGAAGCCGGGATCCTTGCCGCACGCCGCCCAGACCAGGGCGGGTACCGGGAGGACATGCTCGTGCACGTACAGGATGTCCACGAAGTCCCGCGGTTCATCGCGACCGGCCAGCGCCAGCGTCTTGTTGATGGCGAGGTCGATCGGGTGGAGGAGGTACCCACCGAGCGGATCCGGCACCGGCGGCAGGAATCGCCACGCCGTGTCATGCGCCCAGTCCACCCGCGTTGACTCGTTGTCGCGACTTATCAGGGCTCGCAGGAAGCCGGGCTGGCTCAGCTCAACATGTACATCGAAGCCGGCCGTCCTCAACGTGGCTTCATCAGCAGCAAAGGCCTGTGCCACCCGCTCGGCTGAGTCGTGGAAGAAGTCGAGGTGGGCGCTATACCGCTGGGAGTCCGGCGCGAAGTGAATCGCGGCGCCGCCTGCGAGGTGACTATCGGGCGTTCGATGCGGCGCAACGCAAGCCAGGATGGCCGACTGCAGCGGTGTTAGCGGCACAGCGCCCTGCCCACGGCGAACGCTTCACGATCACCGTGACGCATGAGCTGCTCGGCAACCCAGGGCACGTCATCGGCCCCGATGCTCAGGTCGGGCCGATACGACCAGAAGCAGCGGGCATGGAATCGCCGATAGGCACGCCTCGCCTCCCGGACGCGGACCATGAGTCGCGCCGTCTCGGGATCGAGCACGCGGCGGCTCTTGATCCCGCCCCGACGCCCGATTGCCGCGAGTTGTTCGCGAGACATCACCATGGAAGGGACGGAACGGCGCTTATGATGTTATGTCAATAGCCAGTAACGGCTTATGATGGTGCCGCCGGGCGGGCTATCGGGGCTGCTGGTTCCAGATGTCGGGGCGGAGGGGAGCTAGGCCCCCCCACAACGACCACCCGGGTCGCCATCCAGTAGACTTCTGGGCGCTCGACGCGTTGACCCCTCACCCCCGGTTCCGGCCAGGCCCACGGCATGACATCGCCTCGATTCTCGGACCAGACGGCGGACCGCATCCTCCGGCGAGCGATCGAGCTCGCCGATACGCGCAGCGGGTCGACGACCCTGACCGACCTCCGCGACTCCGCGCAGCAGCTCGGGATTCCGCCCGAGTACGTCGACCGCGCCGTGGAGGAGGCCCTGGAGGGCCGCGTCGCGGCGGCGCCGCCGGTGACACAGCACGCGGAGCCTGCGCCGTCGTCCCAACGATGGCTCTCGCAGTTGGCGCGCCATGCCGTCGTGGGGCTCTGCGCCATTCCTGCCCTGGCGATTGCGAACCGCTTCTCGTTCACGTTCCCGTGGCAGTACCACAACTCCGTCGAGGGGCTCACCTTCGGCGCCCTGCTCCTGGTGATCGCGCGCGTCGTGAAGGCCCCGGTCGCACTGGTGATCGCCGCATACCTGATGCTGGTCCATCTCGCCCTCGTGATCACGACCCTGCGTGACGATCGTGGCTACGGATTGTATGGCGGCGCGCCGATTGCAGCCGCGCTAGCGGCCGCGCTGGCCGGCGGGGCCACGGCGCTCTGGTTCACGTCGCGTCGCAGGGCGGAGCGCAGGGCCCTGGCGGAGTCCGGGAAGGACGCCCGCCGCTCACCCTGAGCGCAACGGGCCACGCGTCGTCACAGGCTCCTCCCGCTTTGCACCTGCACACCGACAGCATCCGCGTATGGACATCCTTCCTGAGCATCTCCGCCACGGCATCCGCTGCGACGCCTGCTGGCCACCGTCCTTCGACGCGGCGTGGGAAGCCCGGCGCCGCCTGACGGAGGAGCATGTGTTGATCGACGAGTCGCACTACCGGGTGCGGATCCTCGCCTGTGCGACATGCGGCCAACGTTTTGTCGCCGTGTTCACCGAGCGCATCGACTGGGACAACGGCGAGGACCCACAGGAGTGGTACCTCGCCCCCATCTCGGCGCAGGAGGAAGCGACGCTGCACGCCGAAGGGGAGGGACTGAGTGAATCCACGATCGAGGCCGCGGCGGCGGGGCGATACGTGCTGCGGCACGAATACCCATCCGGCGGAGAACCGCGGACATCGTGGTCGCCGATCCTCCTGATCGGTCCGCACGACTGAGGATGCGCGCAGAAGTGTCTGCCCCGTGCAGCTGAAGGTGCTGGTGCCGAGCTTCAAACATCCTGACCGAATCAGGTTGCGCGTCGGCTGTGCGGCCGGCTCCAGAAGTCTCCTGTCAGTGCCTGCGTAACGGGTCGCCAAGCCGGCGTATTCGCTCCTTCCGATCGCACGCGCCCCCCCGCAGATTCGGACGCATTCCCACCCTTGTCTGCACCGGGCTGCCGCATTGTCTTCGCTATCCCCTGCCGCTCTCGCGTTCGTTGAGAAGCTCGCCGCCGGCCACGGCGGCACCCCCGGACTTAATGTCTGGCTCGTCGCCCTCCTGGAGCGCTACGGGCCGATGGCCGAGTCGCTGGTGCGGGCCCTCTCGGCCGCTGAGGCGACCGTTGCGCTCCGCGCCTCCGTCGCACGCGGAGAGACCGGGCTGCCGCTGCCGGCGAGTGAACTCGTAAACCGCGCGAGCGAACACGCCGCCGCACAAGGGAAGGCGCTTGGCACCGAGCGTGACCTGCTCGCAGTGGTACTGGAGAGCGCGGGATACGAGGTCATTCGACCATCCGGGAAACCGTCCGCCCAGCCCGCCGCACCAGGCGTGCGGCCCGAGGCCACCGTCGCGCCGACGTCGCGGCCGACGCCGACCCTCGATCGATATGGCCGCGACCTGACTCGTGCAGCCCGGGAAGGCCAGCTCGGCACTGTCGTCGGTCGCAATGAGGAGTTGGACGCCATGATCCTCACCCTGTGCCGCCTCACCAAGCCGAACCCCCTCCTCGTCGGACCGGCTGGCACCGGGAAGACCGCCATCGTCGAAGCATTGGCGGCGCGCATTGCGGCCGGCGCTGTTCCTCCGCGTTTGGCAGGCGCACGCATCGTCTCCCTCCAGCCCTCGGCGCTCGTGGCTGGCGCTGGCGTGGTCGGTGAGCTGGACAAACGAATGGAAGCGGTGGTTGCCGAGGCGAGCCAGCCTGGGGTGATCCTCTTTATTGATGAGGTGCACGCGCTGATCGGGGCCGGCGGTCGCGAGGGCACGGGTGACATGGCCAGCATGCTGAAGCCCGCGCTGGCGCGTGGAGCCATCGCGTGTATCGCAGCGACCACGGACGATGAGTATCGCCGCTTCATCGAGAGCGACAAGGCACTCGAGCGGCGTTTCCAGCCGATTCGTATCACCGAGATGACCCCGGCGATGGCGCTGGATGTGCT
The nucleotide sequence above comes from Gemmatimonadota bacterium. Encoded proteins:
- a CDS encoding S9 family peptidase; this translates as MLSLLAHPRRLAIVAIAAALATLPVRAQGALTIDQVMSPPFPTNLTASGERLAWTLNERGQRNIYVAEGPAFTARRLTNYQVDDGQELSAVTVSPDGRWVVYVRGGDFGSNWDDALPVNPTGTPMPQKVEMWAAPFAGGTPISLGDGLNPVISPKGDVVVFERGRQLWSIAIDGSTPARKLFEQRGSAGEAQFSPDGSRIAFVSSRGDHAYIAIYIDERTPIQYLAPTTNRDGSPRWSPDGTRIVFVRRPGAGGPPPADIEIQPNPWAIWVADVRTGEARERWRSERSLRGSVPSTHGGTNLHWAAGDRIVFMSMQDNWSHLYSMTAGGSDTPILLTPGDHIAEHVMLSADRRHVLYSGNTGSTPGDIDRRHVVRAAVDRVELEVITPGTGLEWTPVPLASGRMAAIGATAQRPPVPYVSETSVGAARTWMGADRVPAEFDANRFVTPKQVVYTSPDGMKVYAQLFEPAGGAGVRRPAVVYVHGGPPRQMLLGWHYGDYYWNAYAMNQYLASRGFVVLSVNYRLGIGYGHDFQRPPKAGIAGASEYIDVKAAGEWLRRQPGVDPARIGIYGGSYGGYLTALALGRNSNLFAAGVDVHGVHDMTSEGGSRFGGSAWRFERPSTTVDAMGKLAWESSPVSSVSTWRSPVLFIHADDDRNVRFSQTVDLVQRLRARGVELEEITIVDDTHHFMQHANQKRVNVAVAAYLEKKLKPTM
- a CDS encoding AsnC family protein — encoded protein: MRLAPLDLVVALRLLQGDATYQRLAQELGVASSQVHQAVERLRMAQLLHPDSKRVNRLALEEFLLHGARYAFPAVLAASARGVPTAHAAEALSSVFGTSDPYVWPSPDGEMMGQALEPLYHGAPGLRERSPETYRLLTLFDAFRVGQARERNAARELLRQAIKSPSVAA